From the Hevea brasiliensis isolate MT/VB/25A 57/8 chromosome 15, ASM3005281v1, whole genome shotgun sequence genome, one window contains:
- the LOC110654208 gene encoding uncharacterized protein LOC110654208, which produces MGFPKRSKRKNSWNSLSPLASISPLPWLCIGDFNYLLYVSDKRGGAEHPMSLLDGFRDTIDRSTLIDIPLCGHQFTWERSRGSDRWIQERLGRAMATKDWMSLWPRHKLFSLVSTVSDHSSVLLVLDYGSCSYGEKRFRFENAWLANSNIHLVVEESWSASPSFDLLSHIERCGKALHEWGRRLNGNQLSRIQNSMDEDSIAQFVTLQNDLNSLIS; this is translated from the coding sequence ATGGGGTTTCCTAAGAGAAGTAAAAGAAAGAACTCTTGGAATTCACTTTCTCCGCTTGCTAGTATTTCTCCCTTACCTTGGTTGTGTATAGGAGATTTCAATTATCTTCTTTATGTGTCAGATAAGAGGGGTGGTGCTGAGCATCCTATGAGTCTTTTAGATGGTTTTCGTGATACAATTGATCGTTCTACCCTTATCGACATTCCTCTATGTGGGCATCAGTTTACTTGGGAGAGGAGTCGGGGGTCAGATAGGTGGATTCAAGAAAGGCTTGGTAGGGCTATGGCTACAAAAGATTGGATGAGCTTATGGCCGAGGCATAAACTTTTCAGTCTTGTTTCTACGGTATCGGATCATTCCTCTGTTCTTCTAGTTCTGGATTATGGCAGTTGCTCTTATGGTGAGAAGAGGTTCAGGTTTGAAAATGCTTGGCTAGCTAACTCAAACATCCATCTTGTTGTTGAGGAGAGTTGGTCAGCTTCCCCTTCTTTTGATCTCTTGTCGCATATAGAGAGGTGTGGTAAGGCTTTGCACGAGTGGGGAAGACGTTTAAATGGGAATCAGCTTAGTAGAATTCAGAATAGTATGGATGAAGATTCGATTGCTCAGTTTGTCACGTTGCAAAATGATctcaattctcttatttcatGA
- the LOC110654205 gene encoding GDSL esterase/lipase At1g23500-like has translation MTTWSTSILFILYVFSTLSSTECANGTISAVIAFGDSILDTGNNNNLNTMTKCNFPPYGRNFPGGLPTGRFGDGKVFSDLIVEGLGIKDILPAYLDRNLKDADLSTGVCFASGGSGLDSLTARIQSVLSVSDQLHLFKQYITKLEAVVGKEKSNAIISNALFLVSSGNDDIAITYYSLRLRSQFAVSSYTSLLVTLASNFTKDLYGLGARRIAFMGTLPLGCLPAARATVGGILCAETVNQAAQIFNSKLSSELSALNNSLSEAKIFYLDVYSPLLDLIQNPQKSGN, from the exons ATGACAACTTGGTCCAcaagtattttgttcattctttaTGTCTTTAGCACATTATCTAGCACTGAATGTGCCAATGGGACAATTTCAGCAGTTATAGCATTTGGAGATTCAATATTGGACACAGGCAATAACAACAATCTCAATACAATGACCAAATGCAACTTCCCTCCATATGGAAGGAATTTTCCAGGAGGATTACCAACAGGAAGATTCGGTGATGGAAAGGTTTTCTCGGACTTGATAG TCGAAGGACTTGGAATTAAAGACATCCTGCCAGCATATCTTGATCGTAATCTGAAAGATGCAGATCTTTCTACAGGCGTTTGCTTTGCTTCTGGTGGTTCGGGTCTTGATTCCCTAACAGCAAGAATTCAG TCGGTTCTTTCAGTATCAGATCAGCTCCATCTCTTCAAACAATACATAACAAAGCTTGAAGCTGTTGTTGGAAAGGAGAAATCAAATGCCATTATATCCAATGCCTTATTTCTTGTGTCTTCTGGCAATGATGATATTGCAATTACCTATTACAGTCTCCGTCTCCGATCTCAATTTGCCGTTTCTTCTTACACTTCTTTATTGGTTACATTGGCTTCTAATTTCACCAAG GATTTATATGGGTTGGGTGCACGAAGGATTGCATTTATGGGTACACTACCATTGGGATGCCTACCAGCAGCAAGAGCTACAGTGGGAGGGATTCTGTGTGCAGAGACAGTCAACCAAGCAGCACaaattttcaattccaaattatcATCTGAGCTTAGCGCCCTTAACAACAGCCTGTCTGAAGCCAAAATATTCTATCTTGACGTCTACAGTCCTCTTCTTGATCTAATCCAAAACCCACAAAAATCAGGTAATTAA
- the LOC110654230 gene encoding uncharacterized protein LOC110654230 translates to MSLFRALLLSPQNPLFNSRKPFSSPFRFAICRTLATSSSPQLEPDTQTEQNKKLSLVFQEAVGLCEKTEPDIENESQSNGVKKKLLELEREVRDLREADSKNDEGNRNVKKIETGKRKSLYAMFTGEKLGEKMETQRRESEGPRVFKEFSPDMKMLVNHLYQHGYFKDANFLRRGELDFSCFYDSYGRDYIKYAAEKFGQDQQEIAKWLSGSDLKKLALFGCPSLTKKNVFSAKRLRNYFEIKEDTVCGKCVLKDSCKFVNQSVWKGDYKTLNLAVVMRVITLYALEEVHPELPVPDEIKASVSRLLNEVVKLSETIS, encoded by the exons ATGTCTCTCTTCAGAGCCCTCCTTCTCAGTCCCCAAAACCCTCTCTTCAACTCTCGCAAACCTTTCTCCTCCCCTTTCCGATTTGCTATCTGCAGAACCCTTGCTACTTCCTCCTCTCCCCAACTCGAACCCGATACTCAAACTGAACAAAACAAAAAGCTTAGCCTTGTATTTCAAGAAGCAGTAGGTTTATGTGAAAAAACGGAACCGGACATCGAAAATGAAAGCCAAAGCAATGGGGTGAAGAAGAAATTATTGGAGCTAGAGAGAGAAGTGAGGGATTTAAGAGAAGCAGATTCGAAGAACGACGAAGGAAATCGGAATGTGAAGAAAATTGAAACAGGGAAACGCAAGAGTTTGTATGCGATGTTTACAGGAGAGAAACTTGGAGAGAAAATGGAAACGCAGAGAAGGGAGTCGGAAGGACCCAGGGTTTTTAAAGAGTTTTCGCCGGATATGAAAATGTTAGTGAACCATTTGTACCAGCATGGTTATTTTAAGGATGCTAATTTTTTGAGAAGGGGTGAGCTAGATTTTAGTTGCTTTTATGATAGTTATGGTAGGGATTATATCAAGTATGCTGCAGAGAAGTTTGGCCAGGATCAGCAAGAAATTGCTAA ATGGTTGTCAGGCAGTGACTTGAAAAAGTTGGCCCTCTTTGGTTGTCCCTCGCTTACAAAAAAGAATGTTTTCTCTGCTAAAAGATTGCGCAATTATTTTGAAATTAAAGAGGACACT GTATGTGGTAAATGTGTCTTGAAAGATTCATGTAAGTTCGTGAATCAGAGTGTATGGAAAGGTGATTACAAGACTTTGAATTTAGCTGTTGTAATGCGGGTCATCACTTTATATGCTTTGGAGGAAGTGCATCCAGAGTTGCCAGTGCCAGATGAGATAAAGGCCTCTGTCAGCCGGTTGCTAAACGAAGTTGTAAAGTTGAGTGAAACTATATCATGA
- the LOC110654231 gene encoding BES1/BZR1 homolog protein 4 isoform X2 — protein sequence MMSKGAFDREGCKPVERMDIMGGSATASPCSSYQPSPCASYNPSPASSSFQSPASSSYAANTNADRNSPILWLKNLSSASSCASSSKLPNLYIHGGSISAPVTPPLSSPTARTPRIKADWDDQSAYRSWGGQHYSFLPSSTPPSPGRQIVPDPEWFAGIRIPQGGPNSPTFSLVSSNPFGFKEEALAGGGSHGGSRGGSCMWTPGQSGTCSPAIAAGFDHTADVPMSEAISDEFAFGSNATGLVKPWEGERIHEDCGSDDLELTLGSSRTR from the exons ATGATGTCCAAGGGTGCTTTTGACAGAGAA GGGTGCAAGCCTGTGGAGCGCATGGATATCATGGGTGGTTCTGCAACAGCAAGCCCATGCTCCTCTTACCAACCAAGTCCTTGTGCCTCCTACAACCCTAGTCCTGCATCCTCTTCCTTTCAAAGTCCAGCTTCATCCTCCTATGCTGCTAATACTAATGCTGACAGGAATTCCCCCATCCTGTGGCTCAAAAACCTCTCATCTGCATCCTCATGTGCATCATCCTCCAAGCTCCCCAATCTCTACATCCATGGTGGATCCATCAGTGCTCCTGTTACCCCTCCTTTAAGTTCTCCAACTGCCCGAACGCCTCGAATAAAAGCTGATTGGGATGACCAATCTGCCTACCGAAGCTGGGGTGGGCAGCATTATTCCTTCCTGCCATCTTCTACTCCACCAAGCCCTGGCCGGCAAATTGTTCCTGATCCTGAATGGTTTGCTGGAATTCGCATCCCACAGGGTGGCCCAAATTCTCCCACATTCAGCCTCGTCTCCTCCAACCCATTTGGCTTCAAGGAAGAGGCTTTAGCTGGTGGTGGATCTCATGGTGGATCCCGTGGTGGATCCTGCATGTGGACTCCTGGGCAAAGTGGGACTTGTTCTCCTGCCATTGCAGCTGGCTTTGATCATACTGCTGATGTTCCAATGTCTGAGGCAATTTCTGATGAGTTTGCTTTTGGTAGCAATGCAACAGGACTGGTGAAGCCATGGGAAGGAGAGCGAATCCATGAAGATTGTGGATCAGATGATCTGGAGCTTACTCTCGGGAGCTCAAGAACCAGGTGA
- the LOC110654231 gene encoding BES1/BZR1 homolog protein 4 isoform X1 translates to MTSGTRLPTWNERENNKRRERRRRAIAAKIFAGLRMYGNYKLPKHCDNNEVLKALCNEAGWTVEPDGSTYRKGCKPVERMDIMGGSATASPCSSYQPSPCASYNPSPASSSFQSPASSSYAANTNADRNSPILWLKNLSSASSCASSSKLPNLYIHGGSISAPVTPPLSSPTARTPRIKADWDDQSAYRSWGGQHYSFLPSSTPPSPGRQIVPDPEWFAGIRIPQGGPNSPTFSLVSSNPFGFKEEALAGGGSHGGSRGGSCMWTPGQSGTCSPAIAAGFDHTADVPMSEAISDEFAFGSNATGLVKPWEGERIHEDCGSDDLELTLGSSRTR, encoded by the exons ATGACTTCCGGGACTAGGTTACCAACATGGAACGAAAGAGAGAACAACAAGAGGAGAGAAAGGAGAAGGAGAGCAATAGCAGCAAAGATCTTCGCAGGACTAAGAATGTACGGTAACTATAAGCTTCCTAAGCACTGTGACAACAACGAGGTCCTCAAAGCACTCTGCAACGAGGCTGGTTGGACCGTTGAGCCCGATGGCTCCACCTACCGTAAG GGGTGCAAGCCTGTGGAGCGCATGGATATCATGGGTGGTTCTGCAACAGCAAGCCCATGCTCCTCTTACCAACCAAGTCCTTGTGCCTCCTACAACCCTAGTCCTGCATCCTCTTCCTTTCAAAGTCCAGCTTCATCCTCCTATGCTGCTAATACTAATGCTGACAGGAATTCCCCCATCCTGTGGCTCAAAAACCTCTCATCTGCATCCTCATGTGCATCATCCTCCAAGCTCCCCAATCTCTACATCCATGGTGGATCCATCAGTGCTCCTGTTACCCCTCCTTTAAGTTCTCCAACTGCCCGAACGCCTCGAATAAAAGCTGATTGGGATGACCAATCTGCCTACCGAAGCTGGGGTGGGCAGCATTATTCCTTCCTGCCATCTTCTACTCCACCAAGCCCTGGCCGGCAAATTGTTCCTGATCCTGAATGGTTTGCTGGAATTCGCATCCCACAGGGTGGCCCAAATTCTCCCACATTCAGCCTCGTCTCCTCCAACCCATTTGGCTTCAAGGAAGAGGCTTTAGCTGGTGGTGGATCTCATGGTGGATCCCGTGGTGGATCCTGCATGTGGACTCCTGGGCAAAGTGGGACTTGTTCTCCTGCCATTGCAGCTGGCTTTGATCATACTGCTGATGTTCCAATGTCTGAGGCAATTTCTGATGAGTTTGCTTTTGGTAGCAATGCAACAGGACTGGTGAAGCCATGGGAAGGAGAGCGAATCCATGAAGATTGTGGATCAGATGATCTGGAGCTTACTCTCGGGAGCTCAAGAACCAGGTGA